The Saccharothrix variisporea genome has a segment encoding these proteins:
- a CDS encoding NADH-quinone oxidoreductase subunit D, whose product MQITVGVGAGARHLGVDRVVDLGPLHPSAHGAYRLRLTVRDDETITAAEPLVGHLHRGAEKLFEVRDYRQVLTLANRHDWLAAFCNELAVALAVERMTGMDVPPRAQVLRAVLCELNRIMAHLVFLTPLTGPVAAAGREAVQAVLEEASGGRIHFMFNRIGGLREDVPAGWVDRVRAAVSTVDTGVVPEGLAGIGVLSRDAALAHGVTGPIGRASGVDLDLRRDDPLPGYRDLDVRPVVRTEGDALARVRCLVDEVAQSVRLVLQCLDRLPSGPVNLRLPKAVKAPEGAVYTRVEAPLGTSGVLLASRGEKTPWRLKLRTPSFNNIQALSALLPGTRVDDLPAVLGSFAVVVGDIDK is encoded by the coding sequence GTGCAGATCACCGTTGGAGTGGGGGCCGGGGCGCGGCACCTGGGTGTGGACCGCGTGGTCGACCTCGGACCGCTGCACCCGTCCGCGCACGGCGCGTACCGCCTCCGCCTGACCGTCCGCGACGACGAAACCATCACCGCCGCCGAACCCCTCGTCGGCCACCTGCACCGCGGTGCCGAGAAGCTCTTCGAGGTCCGCGACTACCGGCAGGTCCTCACCCTGGCCAACCGCCACGACTGGCTCGCCGCCTTCTGCAACGAGCTCGCCGTCGCCCTCGCCGTCGAGCGCATGACCGGCATGGACGTCCCGCCGCGCGCCCAGGTCCTGCGGGCGGTGCTGTGCGAGCTGAACCGGATCATGGCGCACCTGGTCTTCCTCACCCCGCTCACCGGCCCGGTCGCCGCCGCCGGCCGGGAAGCCGTGCAGGCCGTGCTCGAGGAGGCGTCCGGCGGGCGCATCCACTTCATGTTCAACCGCATCGGCGGGCTGCGCGAGGACGTCCCCGCGGGCTGGGTCGACCGGGTCCGCGCCGCCGTGTCCACTGTGGACACAGGGGTGGTTCCCGAGGGACTGGCCGGGATCGGGGTGCTCAGCCGGGACGCGGCCCTGGCGCACGGCGTCACCGGACCGATCGGGCGGGCCTCCGGGGTGGACCTCGACCTGCGCCGAGACGACCCGCTGCCCGGCTACCGCGACCTGGACGTCCGACCCGTCGTGCGGACCGAAGGGGACGCCCTGGCCCGCGTCCGGTGCCTGGTGGACGAGGTCGCGCAGTCCGTGCGGCTGGTGCTCCAGTGCCTGGACCGGCTGCCCAGCGGCCCGGTGAACCTGCGGCTGCCCAAGGCGGTCAAGGCACCCGAAGGCGCGGTGTACACGCGGGTCGAGGCGCCGCTGGGCACGTCCGGCGTGCTGCTGGCGTCGCGGGGCGAGAAGACGCCGTGGCGGCTCAAGCTGCGGACGCCGTCGTTCAACAACATCCAGGCCCTGTCCGCCTTGCTGCCCGGCACGCGGGTGGACGACCTGCCGGCCGTGCTGGGGTCGTTCGCCGTGGTGGTCGGCGACATCGACAAGTAG
- a CDS encoding SAM-dependent methyltransferase, protein MRDSEGAWREALYGPEGFFTRGSLPADHFRTAPLIGPELAEALLVLLDRVDFALGRPERVDFVDLGAGGGELSAAVRSLASGSLGRRLHVTAVDVGPVRSLPLVRWERSLPSAVTGLLVAHEWLDAIPCPVVSWPCSDPWLDRWWPLRPGWRAEIGAPRDAAWADAVSRVRGAALAIDYGHVRADRVAGRYPEGTFTAYRGGRRVEPVFDGSCDLTAHVALDACAAAAGGEWVLVSQRDALAALGLSGEVAGSGMAWLESLARSGRVAELRDPAGLGAFGWLLHAVDVPVSSLLPPLPPWTP, encoded by the coding sequence ATGCGGGATTCGGAAGGGGCTTGGCGCGAGGCGCTGTACGGTCCGGAGGGCTTCTTCACCCGCGGTTCGCTGCCCGCCGACCACTTCCGGACCGCTCCCCTCATCGGCCCTGAGCTGGCCGAAGCCCTCCTGGTGCTACTCGATCGGGTGGATTTCGCGCTGGGTCGTCCGGAGCGGGTGGATTTCGTCGACTTGGGAGCGGGCGGCGGGGAGCTGTCGGCGGCCGTGCGGTCGCTGGCGTCGGGGTCGCTCGGGCGGCGGCTGCACGTGACGGCGGTGGACGTCGGTCCGGTGCGCTCGCTGCCTCTTGTGAGGTGGGAACGGTCGCTGCCCTCTGCCGTGACCGGGCTGCTGGTCGCGCACGAGTGGTTGGACGCCATCCCGTGCCCGGTGGTGTCGTGGCCGTGCTCCGACCCGTGGCTGGACCGGTGGTGGCCGTTGCGGCCGGGGTGGCGGGCGGAGATCGGCGCGCCCCGGGACGCCGCCTGGGCCGACGCCGTGTCGCGGGTGCGGGGTGCGGCGCTGGCCATCGACTACGGGCACGTGCGGGCGGACCGGGTGGCCGGCCGGTACCCGGAAGGGACGTTCACGGCTTATCGCGGCGGTCGCCGGGTCGAGCCCGTGTTCGACGGGTCCTGCGACCTGACCGCGCACGTGGCGCTGGACGCTTGTGCCGCGGCTGCGGGCGGGGAGTGGGTCCTGGTGTCGCAGCGGGACGCCCTGGCGGCTCTGGGCCTGTCGGGCGAGGTGGCCGGGTCGGGGATGGCGTGGCTGGAGTCCCTGGCGCGGTCCGGCCGGGTGGCGGAGTTGAGGGATCCGGCGGGGCTGGGCGCGTTCGGGTGGCTGCTGCACGCGGTGGACGTGCCGGTGTCGTCGCTGCTGCCTCCGCTGCCGCCGTGGACCCCATGA
- a CDS encoding DUF3180 domain-containing protein — protein MRFTKPRDLLAVGLIAGLLVHLLLRVSYDSLPELPTFAGFTLLVIAVADAVLGFSLRARIRRKPGAAPVQPLTAARAVALAKASSLLGAIMAGAWGGVLVYVIPVQGEFDAARHDLVSAIVGLVCAAVLIAAALWLEHCCKTPEDPHANE, from the coding sequence GTGAGGTTCACCAAGCCCCGTGACCTGCTCGCCGTCGGCCTGATCGCGGGCCTGCTCGTCCACTTGCTGCTGCGCGTGTCCTACGACTCGCTGCCCGAGCTGCCGACGTTCGCCGGGTTCACCCTCCTCGTGATCGCCGTCGCGGACGCCGTGCTCGGTTTCTCGTTGCGCGCCCGCATCCGGCGCAAGCCGGGGGCCGCACCGGTGCAGCCGCTGACCGCCGCACGCGCGGTAGCGCTGGCCAAGGCGTCGTCACTCCTCGGGGCGATCATGGCGGGCGCGTGGGGCGGTGTGCTGGTCTACGTGATCCCCGTCCAGGGTGAGTTCGACGCCGCGCGCCACGACCTGGTCAGCGCCATCGTCGGGCTCGTCTGCGCGGCCGTTCTGATCGCTGCGGCGCTGTGGTTGGAGCACTGCTGCAAGACCCCCGAAGATCCCCACGCCAACGAGTGA
- a CDS encoding DUF6779 domain-containing protein → MTGRGASQDDEQQDHGRGIGRLLLVAALALALGAAAVLVLSDNARWLRLAVVAALWAALTGAFLAARYRRQVADRDDEVADLQSVYELELEREVAARREYELELEAETRRRVREESREDLEALRNELRVLRENLEALLGGEVLVERVALRAESTRMRALSDQSRLMAVGDQRIITAGPAKAVAAKAANTVNAATAGAPGAAGAAAEKPNPERTELIERVVHDGPHRKDQARRPELTRPEPARPETTRPEPARRDQSPPARREPLRTTPQRPAAARTETTERVNRADLAARLAPAAAAATPPRPAEPSRRPEPARRPEPSRQAEPSRQPEPARQPEPARAVEAARAAEATRVAEPARVAEPARRGEPVRPAEPAAQGERRSRVAERTEMISRDAVLADQGTRRPQAEPATRHASAEPAAHHAPAESGTRHAPAEPATRHASAAPATRHAPAEPGTRHASAEPTARPVEPAARRVEQTGGFRTVAASSVRQTEAVHQTGGFPVTPARAESGRRAAETGGFRPVPGERVGLESGVDAGLARPTAVRRAAEMTGAGYRPVENAGHAETKGRRAAATGAGFRPVTPATTRRAAEHTGEYDPVPAERTPTTRRAAEHTGEYDPVPAERSSAEVSGRRRAPEPEPAGAHADGKSVSELLAAFGGADSPRRRRRRGED, encoded by the coding sequence ATGACCGGGCGAGGCGCGTCGCAGGACGACGAGCAGCAAGATCACGGTCGTGGCATCGGGCGACTACTGCTGGTAGCAGCGTTGGCGCTCGCACTCGGTGCCGCGGCGGTGCTGGTCCTCAGCGACAACGCCCGGTGGCTGAGACTGGCGGTGGTCGCCGCGCTGTGGGCGGCGCTCACCGGGGCGTTCCTCGCCGCCCGCTACCGCAGGCAGGTCGCCGACCGCGACGACGAGGTGGCCGACCTCCAGTCCGTGTACGAGCTGGAGCTGGAGCGCGAGGTCGCCGCCCGGCGCGAGTACGAGCTGGAGCTGGAGGCGGAGACCCGCCGCCGCGTGCGCGAGGAGTCCCGCGAGGACCTGGAGGCGCTGCGCAACGAGCTGCGCGTGCTGCGGGAGAACCTGGAAGCCCTGCTGGGCGGGGAAGTCCTGGTGGAACGGGTGGCGCTGCGCGCGGAGTCGACCCGCATGCGCGCGTTGTCCGACCAGTCCCGCCTGATGGCCGTGGGGGACCAGCGGATCATCACGGCCGGGCCCGCGAAGGCCGTCGCCGCGAAGGCCGCGAACACCGTGAACGCGGCGACCGCCGGGGCACCCGGGGCTGCCGGGGCTGCCGCGGAGAAACCCAACCCGGAGCGGACGGAGCTGATCGAGCGGGTCGTCCACGACGGGCCACACCGCAAGGACCAGGCACGCCGCCCGGAACTGACCCGCCCGGAACCGGCCCGCCCGGAGACGACCCGCCCGGAACCCGCTCGCCGCGACCAGTCCCCGCCGGCCCGCCGCGAACCCCTCCGCACGACGCCGCAGCGCCCGGCCGCCGCCCGCACCGAAACCACGGAACGCGTCAACCGCGCCGACCTCGCCGCCCGACTCGCCCCGGCCGCGGCCGCGGCCACACCGCCGCGACCGGCCGAGCCGTCCCGCCGCCCCGAACCCGCTCGCCGGCCCGAGCCGTCCCGCCAGGCCGAGCCGTCCCGCCAGCCGGAACCCGCCCGCCAGCCGGAACCGGCCCGCGCGGTGGAAGCGGCCCGCGCGGCGGAGGCGACCCGCGTGGCAGAGCCGGCCCGCGTGGCAGAGCCGGCTCGTCGTGGGGAGCCCGTGCGCCCCGCCGAGCCCGCCGCGCAGGGCGAGCGCCGAAGCCGCGTCGCCGAGCGGACCGAGATGATCAGCCGCGACGCCGTGCTCGCGGACCAGGGCACCCGCCGCCCGCAAGCCGAGCCCGCCACCCGTCACGCCTCGGCCGAGCCTGCCGCGCACCACGCGCCGGCCGAGTCGGGCACCCGCCACGCGCCCGCCGAGCCCGCTACCCGTCACGCTTCCGCCGCGCCTGCCACCCGTCACGCGCCGGCCGAGCCGGGCACGCGGCACGCTTCCGCCGAGCCGACCGCGCGTCCCGTCGAGCCGGCGGCCCGGCGGGTCGAGCAGACGGGCGGGTTCCGCACGGTGGCCGCGAGTTCCGTGCGCCAGACCGAGGCCGTGCACCAGACCGGCGGTTTCCCGGTGACCCCCGCGCGTGCCGAGAGCGGGCGTCGGGCGGCCGAGACCGGTGGTTTCCGCCCGGTACCGGGGGAACGCGTCGGCCTGGAGTCCGGCGTGGACGCCGGGTTGGCCCGGCCGACCGCCGTGCGCCGCGCGGCCGAGATGACCGGCGCGGGGTACCGCCCGGTCGAGAACGCGGGCCACGCGGAGACCAAGGGCCGCCGGGCCGCCGCGACCGGGGCCGGGTTCCGCCCGGTCACGCCCGCCACCACCCGCCGGGCCGCCGAGCACACCGGCGAGTACGACCCCGTGCCCGCCGAGCGCACGCCCACCACCCGCCGGGCCGCCGAGCACACCGGCGAGTACGACCCCGTGCCCGCCGAGCGGTCGTCGGCCGAGGTGTCCGGACGCAGGCGTGCTCCCGAGCCGGAACCGGCCGGGGCGCACGCGGACGGCAAGTCGGTCAGCGAGCTGCTCGCCGCGTTCGGCGGGGCGGACTCACCCCGGCGCAGGCGTCGGCGCGGCGAGGACTGA